The proteins below come from a single Pseudomonas sp. MYb118 genomic window:
- a CDS encoding CsiV family protein, which yields MRLFRLTTLLLTLAAPMAYADDLYQVEMILVRQNAVPAIVSRAAPEDWDAGAQRISAESQRTPSLNGEVEKLTASSDYTVLLHKAWQQTLGEEASKVAISDGKEQFGQYPIEGTLNIKLGRFTDVGADFWVNQINEDGLVTASERLNTDSHTKNGQLNFLDAGHLGLLIKITSLTAPAPRPAPEEIPD from the coding sequence ATGCGCCTGTTCCGCTTAACCACTCTGCTGCTGACCCTGGCGGCTCCGATGGCGTATGCCGATGACCTGTATCAGGTCGAAATGATTCTGGTGCGGCAGAACGCCGTGCCGGCCATCGTCAGCCGCGCCGCGCCGGAAGACTGGGACGCTGGCGCACAGCGCATCAGCGCCGAGAGCCAGCGCACGCCCAGCCTGAATGGCGAAGTGGAAAAACTCACCGCCAGCAGCGATTACACGGTGCTGCTGCACAAGGCCTGGCAACAGACCCTCGGCGAAGAAGCGTCCAAGGTCGCCATCAGCGACGGCAAGGAACAATTCGGCCAGTATCCGATCGAGGGCACGCTGAACATCAAATTGGGGCGCTTTACCGATGTCGGCGCCGACTTCTGGGTCAACCAGATCAACGAGGATGGCCTGGTCACGGCCAGCGAACGCCTGAACACCGACAGCCATACCAAAAATGGCCAACTCAACTTCCTCGACGCCGGGCATCTGGGCCTGCTGATCAAAATCACCTCGCTGACCGCTCCCGCACCAAGACCCGCCCCCGAAGAAATTCCGGACTGA
- a CDS encoding SNF2-related protein: MSAPLSKPLAPSWVSRFKEQSLERGRRYALENRVRIVEAGDATITAVCEGSGGNVYRQTIHLRESAKATLLMVDATCTCPVRNNCKHCAAVLLKVQETLAYPAAAQDAELLEKLQAVLENRSPKAPPQVLVENVQPVPRLWLASIEFSAFEPRNGRMQRYIQHRAALSFSYLDEYVSGQKNADVLIRQETQTLRIKRQPEVEQAYREQLRILGFKIATRQSKALPESAGELYEMVNDSAWLTFTLNELPKLRTQGWELQIDEDFGFDLTAVDDWYATVEQTPERDWFDLELGIIVNGERLSLLPILLNLMRSHTEILNPERLARRRDDELILVNIPNRPNSEYGPLQVALPFGRLKPVLATLGEFYLQEPGETTLRLSKADATRLNPLEDMPLLWEGGEQIRTFAQRLRDVRDYNAKAPEGLNATLRPYQLEGLSWMQSLRQLEVGGILADDMGLGKTLQTLAHVLSEKNAGRLDRPCMVVMPTSLIPNWLDEAAHFTPQLKVLALYGASRKKHFEQLADYDLILTTYALLPKDVERLAAQPLHVLVLDEAQYIKNPNSKAAQAARELNARQRLCLSGTPLENHLGELWSLFHFLLPGWLGDVKSFNRDYRVPIEKRTSEVRLQHLNGRIKPFLLRRTKEQVATELPPKTEIIHWVDLNEAQRDVYETMRLAMDKKVRDEITRKGVARSQIIILEALLKLRQVCCDLRLVNDATLPARGSTSGKLDSLMEMLEELFEEGRRILLFSQFTSMLTLIEAELEKRGIDYALLTGQTRDRRTPVKDFQSGKRQIFLISLKAGGVGLNLTEADTVIHYDPWWNPATENQATDRAYRIGQEKPVFVYKMIARGTVEEKIQHLQKEKSELAAGVLDGRKAGDWQLQNDDIEALFAPLPDKLDKR; the protein is encoded by the coding sequence ATGTCCGCGCCCCTGAGCAAACCCCTGGCACCCTCCTGGGTCAGCCGATTCAAGGAACAGAGCCTGGAGCGCGGCCGGCGCTACGCCCTGGAGAACCGTGTCAGGATCGTCGAGGCGGGCGACGCGACCATCACGGCCGTTTGCGAGGGCTCTGGCGGTAACGTCTACCGTCAGACCATTCACCTGCGCGAGTCAGCCAAAGCCACACTGCTGATGGTCGATGCCACCTGCACCTGCCCGGTGCGCAACAACTGCAAACACTGCGCGGCGGTCCTGCTGAAAGTCCAGGAAACCCTCGCCTACCCTGCCGCCGCGCAAGACGCCGAACTGCTGGAAAAACTCCAGGCCGTCCTGGAAAACCGCAGCCCGAAAGCGCCACCCCAGGTGCTGGTGGAGAACGTGCAACCGGTGCCACGCCTGTGGCTGGCGAGCATCGAGTTCAGCGCCTTCGAACCGCGCAACGGCAGGATGCAGCGCTATATCCAGCACCGTGCGGCGCTGTCGTTCAGCTACCTGGATGAATACGTCAGCGGACAGAAAAACGCCGACGTACTGATCCGTCAGGAAACCCAGACTTTACGGATAAAACGCCAACCTGAAGTCGAACAGGCCTACAGGGAACAGCTGCGAATCCTTGGTTTCAAGATCGCCACCCGCCAGAGCAAGGCGTTGCCGGAAAGCGCCGGTGAGCTCTATGAAATGGTCAACGACAGCGCCTGGCTGACGTTCACCCTCAATGAATTGCCGAAACTGCGCACGCAAGGCTGGGAACTGCAGATCGACGAGGACTTCGGGTTCGACCTGACCGCCGTCGATGACTGGTACGCCACTGTGGAACAGACGCCGGAGCGCGACTGGTTCGACCTGGAGCTGGGCATCATCGTCAACGGCGAGCGGCTGAGCCTGCTGCCGATCCTGTTGAACCTGATGCGCTCGCACACCGAAATCCTCAACCCGGAACGCCTCGCCCGCCGTCGCGATGACGAACTGATCCTGGTGAACATCCCCAATCGCCCGAATTCCGAATACGGCCCGCTGCAAGTCGCCTTGCCGTTCGGCCGCTTGAAACCGGTGCTGGCGACCCTCGGCGAGTTTTACCTGCAAGAGCCCGGCGAAACCACCCTGCGCCTGAGCAAGGCCGACGCCACGCGGCTCAACCCGCTCGAGGACATGCCCCTGCTGTGGGAGGGTGGCGAGCAGATCCGCACCTTTGCCCAGCGCCTGCGTGACGTGCGCGACTACAACGCCAAGGCCCCCGAAGGGCTGAATGCCACTTTGCGCCCCTATCAGCTCGAAGGCTTGAGCTGGATGCAGTCGCTGCGGCAACTGGAAGTGGGCGGCATCCTCGCGGACGACATGGGCCTGGGTAAAACCCTGCAAACCCTGGCACACGTGCTCAGCGAAAAGAACGCCGGTCGCCTGGATCGGCCGTGCATGGTGGTGATGCCCACCAGCCTGATCCCCAACTGGCTCGACGAGGCGGCGCACTTCACGCCGCAGCTCAAGGTCCTGGCGCTGTACGGCGCCAGCCGCAAAAAACACTTCGAGCAACTGGCCGATTACGACCTGATCCTCACCACCTACGCCCTGCTGCCCAAGGACGTCGAGCGCCTGGCCGCACAACCGCTGCACGTGCTGGTGCTGGACGAGGCGCAGTACATCAAGAATCCCAACAGCAAGGCCGCCCAGGCCGCGCGCGAGCTCAATGCCCGCCAGCGCCTGTGCCTGAGCGGTACGCCGCTGGAAAATCACCTGGGCGAGCTGTGGTCGCTGTTCCACTTCCTGCTGCCCGGCTGGCTGGGCGACGTGAAAAGCTTCAACCGCGATTACCGCGTGCCGATTGAAAAGCGCACCAGCGAAGTACGACTCCAGCACCTGAACGGCCGGATAAAACCGTTCCTGCTGCGCAGGACCAAGGAACAGGTGGCGACGGAATTGCCACCGAAGACGGAAATCATCCACTGGGTCGACCTCAACGAAGCCCAGCGTGATGTGTACGAAACCATGCGCCTGGCCATGGACAAGAAAGTCCGCGACGAAATAACCCGCAAAGGCGTGGCCCGCAGCCAGATCATCATCCTCGAGGCGCTGCTCAAGCTGCGCCAGGTGTGCTGCGACCTGCGTCTGGTCAACGACGCCACCCTGCCCGCCCGCGGCAGCACCTCGGGCAAGCTCGACAGCCTGATGGAAATGCTCGAGGAGCTGTTCGAGGAAGGCCGGCGGATCCTGCTGTTTTCGCAGTTCACCTCGATGCTGACATTGATCGAGGCCGAGCTGGAAAAACGCGGTATCGACTATGCGCTACTGACCGGCCAGACCCGTGATCGGCGCACGCCGGTGAAGGATTTCCAGAGCGGCAAGCGTCAGATCTTTTTGATCAGCCTGAAGGCCGGTGGTGTTGGCCTGAACCTGACCGAAGCGGACACGGTGATCCACTACGACCCGTGGTGGAACCCGGCGACCGAAAACCAGGCCACCGACCGCGCCTATCGGATTGGCCAGGAGAAGCCGGTGTTCGTCTACAAGATGATTGCCCGCGGCACCGTAGAAGAGAAAATTCAGCACCTGCAGAAGGAAAAATCCGAGCTGGCGGCGGGCGTGCTGGATGGGCGCAAGGCTGGGGACTGGCAGTTGCAGAACGATGATATCGAGGCGTTGTTTGCGCCGTTGCCGGATAAGCTCGATAAACGCTGA
- the lexA gene encoding transcriptional repressor LexA — protein sequence MLKLTPRQAEILTFIKRCLEDNGYPPTRAEIAQELGFKSPNAAEEHLKALARKGAIEMTPGASRGIRIPGFEAKADESTLPIIGRVAAGAPILAQQHVEESCNINPAFFHPRADYLLRVHGMSMKDIGIFDGDLLAVHTTREARNGQIVVARIGDEVTVKRFKRDGSKVWLIAENPEFAPIEVNLKDQELVIEGLSVGVIRR from the coding sequence ATGCTAAAGCTGACGCCACGCCAAGCAGAGATTCTGACTTTCATCAAACGGTGCCTGGAAGACAACGGCTACCCGCCTACCCGCGCGGAAATCGCCCAGGAACTGGGTTTCAAGTCGCCCAACGCGGCGGAAGAGCACCTCAAGGCGCTGGCCCGTAAAGGCGCTATCGAAATGACCCCCGGTGCTTCGCGCGGCATCCGCATCCCGGGTTTCGAAGCCAAGGCCGACGAATCCACCCTGCCGATCATCGGCCGGGTCGCTGCCGGTGCACCGATCCTTGCCCAGCAACACGTCGAAGAGTCCTGCAACATCAACCCGGCGTTCTTCCATCCGCGCGCCGACTACCTACTGCGGGTTCACGGCATGAGCATGAAGGACATCGGCATTTTCGATGGCGACCTGCTGGCCGTGCACACCACTCGCGAAGCCCGCAACGGCCAGATCGTCGTGGCACGCATCGGCGACGAAGTGACCGTCAAGCGCTTCAAGCGCGATGGCAGCAAAGTCTGGCTGATTGCCGAGAACCCTGAATTCGCCCCCATCGAAGTCAACCTGAAAGATCAGGAACTGGTGATCGAAGGCTTGAGCGTCGGCGTCATTCGCCGCTAA
- a CDS encoding DUF6586 family protein has product MAHELYTRTNQKIYFAGLSLEALARAEEGRAMNSLALIQAGRESALFHLYGALLGLCHEIAGFYRLPQANAPRAEMLLTREVLETIAIPEMAEMVEMAQNPETWLARLLAEHAALFQPPRAPHKPKGDVTQPLILAVNLDEEEEPQELSREELETWRQNLKGLALRFREGLNEC; this is encoded by the coding sequence ATGGCCCACGAGCTCTATACCCGTACCAACCAGAAGATCTACTTCGCCGGCCTGTCGCTGGAAGCCCTTGCCCGAGCGGAAGAGGGGCGGGCGATGAATTCCCTGGCGCTGATCCAGGCCGGGCGCGAATCGGCGTTGTTTCACCTGTACGGTGCGCTGCTGGGGTTGTGCCATGAAATTGCCGGCTTCTATCGCCTGCCACAGGCCAATGCGCCACGGGCAGAGATGCTGTTGACCCGGGAAGTGCTGGAAACCATCGCCATCCCTGAAATGGCCGAGATGGTCGAGATGGCGCAAAACCCGGAAACCTGGCTGGCCAGGCTGCTAGCGGAGCATGCCGCGCTGTTCCAGCCGCCTCGTGCGCCGCACAAGCCCAAGGGTGACGTGACGCAGCCGTTGATCCTGGCGGTCAACCTGGATGAAGAAGAGGAGCCGCAAGAGCTCAGTCGCGAAGAGTTGGAAACCTGGCGGCAAAACCTCAAAGGCCTGGCGCTGCGGTTCCGTGAAGGTTTGAACGAATGCTGA
- the sulA gene encoding SOS-induced cell division inhibitor SulA, with amino-acid sequence MQFPHAPQQAQLPLFEAFMMQPMAPILKDVVESPWSAEPEVFSELSLRGAAGSCLSLLAPILRDLSEDQDARWLTLIAPPASLTQAWLRDAGLNRERILLLQPRGSQSAQQLTCEALRLGRSHTVVSWLNPLSATARQQLISAARTGDAQSLNIRLG; translated from the coding sequence ATGCAGTTCCCGCACGCACCACAGCAAGCCCAACTGCCGCTGTTCGAGGCATTCATGATGCAGCCGATGGCGCCGATCCTGAAAGACGTGGTCGAGTCGCCCTGGAGCGCCGAACCCGAAGTCTTCAGCGAGCTATCACTGCGTGGCGCGGCCGGGAGCTGCCTGAGCCTTTTGGCACCGATCCTTCGTGACCTGAGCGAAGATCAGGACGCACGCTGGCTGACACTGATCGCCCCGCCCGCCAGCCTGACACAAGCCTGGTTGCGCGACGCCGGCCTGAACCGTGAACGCATCCTGCTGCTGCAACCCCGCGGCAGTCAGAGTGCACAGCAACTGACCTGCGAGGCCCTGCGCCTGGGCCGCAGCCACACGGTCGTCAGCTGGCTCAACCCATTGAGCGCCACGGCACGGCAACAGTTGATCAGCGCCGCCCGAACCGGGGACGCACAAAGTCTGAATATTCGACTGGGTTAA
- the nagZ gene encoding beta-N-acetylhexosaminidase, translating into MTAGLQGSLMVDVAGTWLTAEDRQLLRQPEVGGLIIFARNIEHPRQVRELSAAIRAIRPDLLLAVDQEGGRVQRLRQGFVRLPAMRAIADNPNAEYLAEQCGWIMATEVLAVGLDLSFAPVLDLDYQRSAVVGTRSFEGDPERAALLAGAFIRGMNSAGMAATGKHFPGHGWAEADSHVAIPNDERSLDEIRANDLVPFARLSKQLAAVMPAHVIYPQVDAQPAGFSRRWLQDILRGELQFDGVIFSDDLSMAGAHVVGDAASRIEAALTAGCDMGLVCNDRAAAELALSAAQRLKVKPSARIARMRGQAYASTEYRQDPRWLTAIGALKDAQLIE; encoded by the coding sequence ATGACTGCTGGCCTGCAAGGCTCGTTGATGGTGGACGTCGCCGGTACCTGGCTGACGGCTGAAGATCGCCAATTGTTGCGCCAACCTGAAGTGGGCGGCCTGATCATTTTTGCCCGCAATATCGAGCACCCTCGTCAGGTGCGCGAACTCAGCGCGGCGATCCGCGCCATTCGCCCCGATCTGCTGCTGGCCGTGGACCAGGAAGGCGGCCGGGTCCAGCGCCTGCGCCAGGGCTTCGTGCGGCTGCCAGCGATGCGTGCCATCGCCGATAACCCGAACGCCGAGTACCTCGCCGAGCAGTGCGGCTGGATCATGGCCACCGAAGTGCTGGCCGTCGGCCTGGACCTGAGCTTCGCTCCGGTGCTGGACCTGGATTACCAGCGCAGCGCGGTGGTCGGTACCCGTTCCTTCGAAGGTGACCCGGAGCGCGCGGCGCTGTTGGCGGGGGCGTTCATCCGTGGCATGAACAGCGCGGGCATGGCGGCCACTGGCAAGCACTTCCCCGGCCACGGCTGGGCCGAGGCGGATTCCCATGTCGCCATCCCGAATGACGAGCGCAGCCTGGACGAGATCCGCGCCAACGACCTGGTGCCGTTCGCCCGCTTGAGCAAGCAACTGGCGGCGGTGATGCCGGCCCATGTGATTTATCCACAGGTCGATGCCCAGCCGGCCGGTTTCTCCCGGCGCTGGTTGCAGGACATCCTGCGCGGCGAGTTGCAGTTCGATGGCGTGATCTTCAGCGACGATTTGTCGATGGCCGGTGCCCACGTGGTCGGCGATGCCGCCAGCCGCATCGAAGCGGCGCTGACCGCCGGTTGCGACATGGGCCTGGTGTGCAACGACCGCGCGGCCGCCGAGCTGGCCCTGAGCGCGGCCCAGCGCCTGAAGGTCAAGCCGTCCGCACGCATTGCCCGCATGCGCGGCCAGGCCTATGCCAGCACCGAATACCGTCAGGACCCGCGCTGGCTGACAGCCATTGGCGCGCTCAAAGACGCTCAACTGATTGAATAA
- a CDS encoding TetR/AcrR family transcriptional regulator, giving the protein MAQSETVERILDAAEQLFAEKGFAETSLRLITSKAGVNLAAVNYHFGSKKALIQAVFSRFLGPFCVSLDKELERRQAKPENKPSLEELLEILVEQALVVQPRSGNDLSIFMRLLGLAFSQSQGHLRRYLEDMYGKVFRRYMLLVNEAAPRIPPIELFWRVHFMLGAAAFSMSGIKALRAIAETDFGVNTSIEQVMRLMVPFLAAGMRAETGVTDTAMATAQLRPRSKSTPVAAKV; this is encoded by the coding sequence ATGGCCCAGTCGGAAACCGTTGAACGCATTCTCGATGCTGCCGAGCAGTTGTTCGCGGAAAAAGGTTTTGCTGAAACCTCGTTGCGTTTGATCACCAGCAAGGCCGGTGTGAATCTGGCGGCTGTGAACTATCACTTCGGTTCGAAGAAGGCGCTGATCCAGGCGGTCTTCTCGCGTTTTCTCGGGCCTTTCTGCGTGAGCCTCGACAAGGAACTGGAGCGCCGCCAGGCCAAGCCGGAGAACAAGCCGAGCCTGGAAGAGCTGCTGGAAATCCTCGTCGAGCAAGCCCTGGTGGTACAGCCGCGCAGCGGCAACGACCTGTCCATTTTCATGCGTTTGCTGGGGCTGGCGTTCAGCCAGAGCCAGGGCCACCTGCGTCGCTACCTCGAAGACATGTACGGCAAGGTGTTCCGCCGCTACATGCTGCTGGTCAATGAAGCCGCCCCGCGGATCCCGCCGATCGAGCTGTTCTGGCGCGTGCACTTCATGCTCGGTGCCGCGGCGTTCAGCATGTCGGGGATCAAGGCCCTGCGGGCGATCGCCGAGACCGATTTTGGCGTCAACACCTCCATCGAGCAGGTCATGCGCCTGATGGTGCCGTTCCTCGCCGCCGGCATGCGTGCCGAAACCGGCGTGACCGACACCGCGATGGCCACTGCCCAGTTGCGGCCACGCAGCAAATCGACACCGGTCGCCGCCAAGGTTTGA
- a CDS encoding S-methyl-5'-thioinosine phosphorylase, with protein sequence MTVYAIIGGTGLTQLEGLSIRQSLAVETPYGAPSAEIQIGEYAGKEVLFLARHGHPHRFPPHQVNYRANLWALKQAGAEAILAVNAVGGIHAAMGTGHFCVPHQLIDYTSGRQHTYFADDLEQVTHIDFSYPYSEPLRQQLIAALAAEGVGYSSHGVYACTQGPRLETVAEIARLERDGCDIVGMTGMPEAALARELELDYACLALVVNPAAGKSTAVITMAEIEQALHDGMGKVKSTLARVLRG encoded by the coding sequence ATGACGGTTTACGCGATTATCGGTGGCACCGGTCTGACTCAACTCGAAGGCCTGAGCATCCGTCAGTCCCTGGCAGTCGAAACACCTTATGGTGCGCCGTCAGCCGAGATCCAGATTGGCGAGTACGCGGGCAAGGAAGTGCTGTTCCTCGCCAGGCACGGCCATCCGCACCGTTTCCCGCCGCATCAGGTGAACTACCGCGCCAACCTCTGGGCATTGAAACAGGCCGGCGCCGAGGCGATCCTGGCGGTCAATGCCGTGGGTGGCATTCATGCGGCGATGGGCACCGGGCATTTCTGTGTGCCGCACCAGTTGATCGACTACACCAGCGGTCGCCAACACACCTATTTTGCCGATGACCTGGAACAGGTCACGCACATCGACTTCAGCTATCCGTATAGCGAGCCGCTGCGTCAGCAACTGATCGCGGCACTGGCGGCCGAAGGGGTCGGCTACAGCAGCCATGGCGTTTACGCCTGTACCCAGGGCCCACGCCTGGAGACGGTGGCCGAGATCGCCAGGCTTGAGCGTGACGGTTGCGACATCGTCGGCATGACCGGCATGCCGGAGGCGGCACTGGCCCGTGAGCTGGAGCTGGACTACGCCTGCCTGGCGCTGGTGGTGAACCCGGCGGCGGGCAAGTCGACGGCGGTGATCACCATGGCCGAGATCGAGCAGGCGTTGCATGACGGGATGGGTAAGGTGAAGTCGACGTTGGCGCGGGTGCTCAGGGGCTGA